Below is a window of Treponema primitia ZAS-1 DNA.
CCTTTTCTTTTCTGGCGCAGATTCCGGAAATCCGGGATTACCTTGCCACGGATGTTTCCGCTTCCTTCGAAGGGGACCCCGCTGCATTCAGCAAGGATGAGATCATTTCTTCCTATCCCGGAATCTATGCTATCATGGTAAACCGTTTGGCACACGAACTTTACAAGCTGGCGGTTCCCCTGATCCCCCGGATCATGACAGAACACGCCCACAGCGTTACTGGTATTGATATACACCCCGGGGCAACCATAGGGCATCATTTTTTTACCGATCACGGCACGGGGATCGTCATTGGTGAGACCACGGTGATTGGCAACTTCGTAAAGCTCTACCAGGGGGTTACCCTGGGGGCCCTCTCCACCCGGGGCGGTCAGGTTTTGAAGGAAGTGAAGCGCCATCCCACCATCGAAGACCATGTTACTATTTATTCCGGAGCTTCAATCCTTGGGGGTAACACGATTATTGGCGAGGGTGTGGTTATCGGCAGTAATGCTTTTGTTACCAAGTCGGTACCGGAAAAAACCAAGGTCAGTGTTAAGAACCCGGAACTGCAGTTTAAATCCGATGAGCATGATGACAAGTGGGAACATAAGGAATTCCT
It encodes the following:
- the epsC gene encoding serine O-acetyltransferase EpsC → MEKTEAIRIKHLVNLLVKSYQDHEEIIKVDTGNQLNRSVILEVLEKLRCLIFPGYFGRRNISAGLVEYYAGDLLEEVSFHLSRQIARALRHVDSYAAAEAKNIDSRAEELTFSFLAQIPEIRDYLATDVSASFEGDPAAFSKDEIISSYPGIYAIMVNRLAHELYKLAVPLIPRIMTEHAHSVTGIDIHPGATIGHHFFTDHGTGIVIGETTVIGNFVKLYQGVTLGALSTRGGQVLKEVKRHPTIEDHVTIYSGASILGGNTIIGEGVVIGSNAFVTKSVPEKTKVSVKNPELQFKSDEHDDKWEHKEFLQDDIFDYMI